In Sebaldella sp. S0638, a genomic segment contains:
- a CDS encoding DUF6148 family protein, producing the protein MFTVEECRKHLQSWLDADFALATGKSYQIGTQNLTRANAAEVRERIEYWKKQLELAQNGGRRRKIYGVIPRDR; encoded by the coding sequence ATGTTTACAGTAGAAGAATGTAGAAAACATTTGCAATCATGGCTTGATGCTGACTTTGCCCTTGCGACTGGAAAAAGTTATCAGATAGGAACACAAAATTTAACAAGAGCAAATGCAGCAGAAGTAAGAGAAAGAATAGAATATTGGAAAAAACAACTTGAATTAGCCCAAAATGGAGGAAGGAGAAGGAAGATATACGGAGTAATACCACGGGATAGGTAG
- a CDS encoding phage terminase large subunit family protein, whose protein sequence is MKILKSVNKVLKLLEPPPKLTISEYAEKYMVLTSESSAEPGRWRPNRAPYQKGIMDAVSDRDVRKVVIMSSAQVGKTVILLMIIAYYIDYKACPMMLVMPVDKLLKAFSKDRLMPMIKANKRIRNKVIDKESRDMGNTTLYKSFPGGSLALAGANSTSDLSSRSIKVLLADEVDRFRENIGGEGDPLTLAEKRTIAYTDSRKLIYVSTPTIAGVSRIEKEYKNSTMEEWALKCPACGDYHIPTFRESLDFETLKMTCSHCGVMSDEKEWKKETGTWIVTNLEYKGSTRGFHLNELASPWRKWKDIRDDFLKTKDDIPLLQTFINTSLGEVWEAGGKTVNDTALLEKREYYNCEVPDDVLVLTAGVDTQDNRLEVEVVGWGLGEESWGIEYKVFVGDPAQDHVWKQLEMFLDKKFQYSNGTEVTISCVCIDSGGHNTDSVYKFVKPNEFKRWFAIKGKGGEGVPLTSKPSKNNKAGVNLFMVGVDGGKANIYSRLSIENPGPKYCHFPIEEEKKYDAEYFLSLTSEKMIIQDNGKIIWKKLRKNNEALDCRNYAMAAFDILSPQLEALYKLPRGDYYNTRTIRVRKRKVISKGVI, encoded by the coding sequence ATGAAAATTCTGAAATCAGTAAATAAAGTCTTAAAATTGCTAGAACCACCTCCAAAACTCACGATAAGTGAATATGCTGAAAAATATATGGTTTTAACAAGTGAATCATCAGCGGAGCCAGGACGGTGGAGACCGAACAGAGCACCATATCAGAAAGGAATAATGGATGCAGTTTCAGATCGTGATGTAAGAAAAGTAGTAATAATGAGTTCTGCACAGGTAGGAAAGACAGTAATTTTATTAATGATAATAGCATATTACATTGACTATAAAGCCTGTCCTATGATGTTGGTAATGCCAGTAGATAAACTTTTAAAAGCATTTTCCAAAGACAGATTAATGCCAATGATAAAGGCAAATAAAAGAATCAGAAATAAAGTTATTGATAAAGAGTCAAGAGATATGGGAAATACAACATTGTATAAGAGTTTTCCAGGTGGAAGTCTTGCATTGGCCGGAGCTAATTCAACATCAGATTTGTCGTCAAGGTCAATAAAAGTATTATTAGCAGATGAAGTAGACAGATTCAGAGAAAATATAGGTGGCGAAGGAGATCCTTTAACACTGGCCGAAAAAAGAACAATAGCCTATACAGACAGCCGGAAATTAATATATGTATCAACACCAACAATAGCAGGAGTATCACGAATAGAGAAAGAATATAAGAACTCTACTATGGAAGAATGGGCTTTAAAATGCCCGGCATGTGGAGATTATCATATACCAACTTTCAGAGAATCATTAGATTTTGAAACGTTAAAAATGACTTGCAGTCACTGTGGTGTAATGAGTGATGAAAAGGAATGGAAGAAGGAAACAGGTACTTGGATAGTAACAAACCTAGAATATAAAGGAAGCACAAGAGGCTTTCATTTAAATGAACTTGCCTCACCATGGCGGAAATGGAAAGACATAAGAGATGATTTTTTAAAAACAAAAGATGATATTCCATTACTTCAAACTTTCATTAATACTTCTCTTGGTGAAGTTTGGGAGGCTGGAGGAAAAACGGTAAATGATACAGCACTTTTAGAAAAACGTGAATATTATAATTGTGAAGTACCTGATGATGTTCTTGTACTGACTGCTGGAGTAGATACTCAGGATAATAGACTTGAGGTGGAAGTTGTCGGCTGGGGTTTAGGTGAAGAATCATGGGGTATAGAGTACAAAGTATTTGTAGGAGACCCAGCTCAAGATCATGTATGGAAACAATTGGAAATGTTCCTTGATAAAAAATTTCAATATTCAAATGGAACAGAAGTAACAATATCCTGTGTATGCATAGATTCAGGGGGACATAACACTGATAGTGTATATAAATTTGTAAAACCTAATGAATTTAAACGCTGGTTTGCAATAAAAGGAAAAGGTGGAGAAGGAGTACCGCTAACAAGTAAGCCAAGTAAAAATAATAAAGCTGGTGTAAATCTATTTATGGTAGGAGTTGACGGAGGAAAAGCAAATATATATTCAAGACTTAGCATAGAAAATCCGGGACCTAAATATTGTCATTTTCCAATTGAAGAAGAGAAAAAATATGATGCAGAATATTTTTTATCATTAACATCAGAAAAAATGATAATTCAGGATAACGGAAAAATAATATGGAAAAAATTAAGGAAAAATAACGAGGCTTTGGATTGCAGAAACTATGCTATGGCAGCTTTTGACATTTTAAGCCCACAATTAGAAGCTTTATACAAATTACCACGGGGTGATTACTATAACACAAGGACAATAAGAGTAAGAAAAAGAAAAGTGATTTCGAAAGGAGTAATATAA